A genome region from Hippopotamus amphibius kiboko isolate mHipAmp2 chromosome 1, mHipAmp2.hap2, whole genome shotgun sequence includes the following:
- the IFI6 gene encoding interferon alpha-inducible protein 6, whose product MRQKAVSLFLCYLLLYTCGCEETDQRRRSEDSDSGLWGTLTYMAVGGGLMAMALPALGFASTGIAANSVAASLMSWSAVANGGGVPAGGLVATLQSLGAGGGSAIMAKIGAFLGYAVHKQMESRGKEREDEK is encoded by the exons ATGCGGCAGAAGGCGGTATCGCTCTTCTTGTGCTACCTGCTTCTCTACACCTGCGGCTGCGAGGAGACAG ACCAAAGAAGACGCTCAGAGGACAGTGACTCCGGGCTCTGGGGCACGCTGACCTACATGGCCGTCGGAGGAG ggcTCATGGCCATGGCACTGCCCGCGCTGGGCTTCGCGAGCACCGGCATCGCCGCCAACTCGGTGGCCGCCTCGCTGATGAGTTGGTCGGCCGTGGCGAACGGGGGCGGAGTGCCCGCCGGGGGGCTGGTGGCCACGCTGCAGAGCCTGG GGGCTGGTGGTGGCAGTGCCATTATGGCCAAGATTGGGGCATTTCTGGGTTATGCTGTCCACAAGCAAATGGaaagcagagggaaggagagagaggatgagaaGTAG